One part of the Bacteroides sp. genome encodes these proteins:
- a CDS encoding class I SAM-dependent methyltransferase, giving the protein MTQKIQAFWDQQAGRFDAGEGRFEAFYEELFARMGQYLGKQDQALDYGCATGTKTRALAERVGHIHGLDLSPEMIRLANSKKDALKLANVSFSQGTIFSRDLKENYFDSIIAFAIIQLLEDPVAVLGRIYELLKPGGVFISTTACFKEQMPLKTRLQVVTWVLMNKLGFFPLNINWFSAKDVERLLEDQHFQILESEKVMPGIPAVFIVARKPG; this is encoded by the coding sequence TCCAGGCATTCTGGGACCAGCAGGCTGGGCGCTTTGATGCGGGCGAGGGTCGGTTTGAAGCGTTTTATGAGGAATTATTTGCCAGGATGGGTCAATACCTGGGCAAGCAGGACCAGGCGCTCGACTACGGCTGTGCCACCGGGACCAAGACCAGGGCCCTGGCTGAAAGGGTGGGGCACATCCACGGGCTGGACCTTTCGCCTGAGATGATCAGGCTGGCAAACAGCAAGAAGGATGCCCTGAAGCTTGCGAATGTTTCTTTCTCGCAGGGGACCATCTTCAGCCGGGATTTAAAGGAAAATTACTTTGACAGCATCATCGCCTTTGCCATCATCCAGTTGCTGGAGGACCCGGTAGCGGTACTGGGCAGGATCTATGAACTGCTGAAGCCGGGCGGGGTGTTCATCTCGACCACAGCCTGCTTTAAGGAGCAAATGCCCCTGAAAACCCGCCTGCAAGTGGTGACCTGGGTTTTGATGAACAAACTTGGGTTTTTTCCCCTGAACATCAACTGGTTCAGTGCTAAGGATGTGGAAAGACTGCTGGAAGATCAGCATTTCCAGATCCTTGAATCCGAAAAGGTGATGCCCGGGATTCCGGCGGTATTTATTGTTGCCCGGAAACCAGGATAA
- a CDS encoding Fic/DOC family N-terminal domain-containing protein, whose translation MESWGLQKLPLKIDLETKKVLKALLSAHAALAELKGIASSIPNQNILINTLGLQEAKDSSAIENIITTHDELYKSGLNLDGFKSSEAKEVQNYISAMKRGFELVSKTKLLTNKTILEVQEILEDNEAGFRKLPGTVLKKALSGEVIYTPPQDHNEIVDLMSNLEKYINDPELEDFDPLVKMAVIHLQFESIHPFYDGNGRTGRIINILFLILRGLQDLPVLYLSNYIIKNKQDYYSYLQKVRDENLWEEWILFIIRGVEVTSRETIDLIKKIKELMLDYKHRLRKNYKFYSQDLLNNLFKHPYTKIEFIVRDLGVTRLTAANYLNKLSEDKMLRKEKLGTGNYYINQELFDLLTRR comes from the coding sequence ATGGAAAGCTGGGGATTACAAAAACTGCCTTTAAAAATTGACCTTGAGACCAAGAAGGTTTTAAAAGCCCTGCTTTCAGCCCATGCTGCATTGGCTGAATTAAAAGGCATTGCGTCGAGCATTCCAAATCAGAACATCCTGATTAATACCCTTGGTTTGCAGGAAGCAAAGGACAGTTCAGCCATCGAGAATATTATTACCACCCACGATGAACTTTATAAGTCCGGGTTAAATCTCGATGGTTTTAAATCATCAGAAGCCAAGGAGGTGCAGAATTATATTTCTGCAATGAAACGTGGCTTTGAGCTGGTTTCAAAAACAAAATTACTGACCAATAAGACGATCCTCGAAGTCCAGGAAATCCTTGAAGACAATGAAGCGGGGTTTCGAAAACTTCCGGGAACGGTATTGAAAAAGGCTTTAAGCGGAGAAGTCATCTATACCCCGCCTCAGGATCATAATGAGATCGTGGATTTGATGTCAAATCTTGAAAAATACATCAATGATCCTGAACTGGAAGATTTTGACCCCCTGGTTAAAATGGCCGTCATTCACCTCCAGTTTGAAAGCATTCATCCTTTTTATGACGGCAATGGCAGGACAGGAAGAATCATAAACATACTGTTCCTCATTCTTCGGGGGCTTCAAGACTTACCGGTTTTGTATTTGAGCAATTATATCATCAAAAACAAGCAGGATTATTACAGCTATCTTCAAAAGGTCAGGGATGAGAATCTTTGGGAGGAGTGGATTTTATTCATTATCCGGGGTGTTGAAGTCACCTCAAGGGAAACGATTGATCTGATTAAGAAAATCAAGGAGCTGATGCTTGACTATAAACACCGCTTAAGAAAGAATTATAAGTTTTATAGTCAGGACCTGCTGAATAATTTATTCAAACACCCCTATACAAAGATTGAATTTATTGTTAGGGATCTGGGTGTTACCAGGCTGACGGCCGCAAATTATCTGAATAAATTATCTGAGGATAAAATGCTGAGAAAAGAAAAACTTGGGACGGGAAATTATTACATTAACCAAGAGCTATTTGATTTATTAACAAGGAGATAA